ATAATGAGGCGTGAAATGAAAAAATTAGAACGTAGCCTGGGAGGTATTAAAGATTTAGGAAGTATTCCAGATGTTGTCTTTGTAATTGATACTGGAATTGAAAAAAATGCAGTAGCAGAGGCTAAGAAACTACACTTACCAATTATTGGTATTGTAGATACCAACCATAACCCTGAAGGTATTGATTATGTTATCCCTGGTAATGATGACTCCATCAGAGCAATTGGTTTCTATGCAAGAGAAATTGCAAACACTATTTTAGAAACCAAGGCTACTTACAGCTTGCCTATGGATAAAAAAGTTTCAATTAAAAAATCAGAAACTCAAAAACCAAACATTAAAAAAGTATCTGTTGAACAAATACTAGTAAAAAAAGCTACTAACACACCTATGAAAAATACAAATCTAAGAAGATAAATTTAACAACTCTTAAATAAAATAAAAGACTAATTTAATTGTTTCTACTAAAACAAAGAAAAATACAACTATTAACAGTTCAAACAAATACTAAGACTAAACAACAAATTATACCAATATATTGTTATATCTTAAAAGATACAGCAAAAACAGGAGATTAATTATGAAAATTACAGCCTCTTTAGTTAAAAAATTAAGACAAAGAATAGGAGCAGGCATGATGGATTGTAAAAAAGCCTTAAACGCAACCAATGGTAATATAGAAAAAGCTATTGATTTAATGCGCACTTCAAGTACTACCAAAGCCGCTAAAAAATCAGATCGTATTACAATTGAAGGCTTAGTCAAGATTAACATTAGCGCTAATAAAAAGACAGTTACTATTTTAGAAGTTAATTCTGAAACTGATTTTGTTACCAAAAGTGATGCTTTTATTGGCTTTGTTAATATGTTAGGAATGTTAGCACTGAAAACAACACCTGCTAATATTGAAGAATTTTTATCTCAACCACTAAACAACGGAGACTCAATAAAAAAAGCACGTGAAGAAATTATTGCAAAAGTAGGTGAAAATATTACAATCAGACGTGTACAAACAATCAAAACGGATAATAGTATTATTGGTACATATAAACATAGGGATCGTATTGCTGTAGTTACAATTTTAAAAAATGGAGATGAAACACTTGCAAAAGACATTGCAATGCATATTGCTGCTACCAAACCAAAATGTATTACTGAAGCAGAATTATCATCAGATCTCTTAGAAAGAGAGAAAACAATTTTTATTGAACAAAGCAAAAAATCTGGAAAACCAAATAACATTATTGAAAAAATGATTATTGGTCGTATGAAAAAATTTGTTAACGAGGTAACACTTTATGGTCAACCTTTTATAAAAGACCATGACATAACAATAGGAAAACTTATGCAATTAAACAATACACAAGTGGAGTTTTTTGTACGATTTGAAGTTGGTGAAGGCATTGAAAAAAAAGAAAAAAACTTTGTTGATGAGGTTGTAGCACTAGTTTAAAATCAGTACTTATTAACCTTATTTACCAAAATATTAATTTCTGTTTTTTTCAAAAAAATAGTACTTACCTGATCAAAATATTTACGATTACGATTAATTTATTTTAAACAAATAAAGATGAATAAATATTCTTTATCTTAACTTTAACAAAATCATTTTTTCAATAATGTTATTTATTAGTAAATAACAAATCATAAAATATCTTTAATAGACATTAATATAATCATATTAGTAACACTAATATTACTAATTTATTAGTTATCCATAAATATAATCCATTAACTTAGAAACTCTTTTAATCAATCTTCTATGTCTACTATTTATTAAACAAATTTCCTCCATATGTAAATACAAAAGAATACTATTTATAGTATTCTTTTGTATTCCTTAAACACTAAACTTAACCAAGAAGCACAAACCCCAACAAGGAAAAAATAATTTTACTTAGAAATCACTTGATCACGACTATCAGCAGTTGCATTAGCTTTAGCATCTGCATACCCCTTAGCATATGCATCTACTTGTGCTTTAGCATATACATCTACTTGTGCTTCAACGTTAGCATTGGTAATACCTTCATATTTTCCATCAACACTTGCATTAGAGACATTTTTAATTTTATTATTATTATTATAATGGAACCCCCAATCAGAATCATTGTTCATGTTTTTATTATTCGAAAAAGGTCCCCAATTATTAACACCGTTAAAAGGTCCCAAATTAGAACTACCATCAAAAGGTCCCCAATTATTAGCGCCGTTAAAAGGACCTATATTTGAACCACTATTCACTGGACCCCAATTATTTAAATCACTACCACTACCATAACCGTAACCATTATTATTTGAGCTATTATTAAAAAAACTAGCTGATACTGATGTAACAGCTACCAAAGTAAAAATAACAATTATCTTTCTCATATTAATCTCCAAATTTAAAAGTATTAACTCTCTTATTTTTTAAGAGGGGTTTAAGTATCAAACCTCATAGTCTTGATGGAAATATTATACGATAAATATATTATAAGTCAATAATATTCTAATATATATTTTTAAAAAAGCAACTAGAAAACTAAATTGATATAGAATTAACAAAATAATCCCTTAGTTAATCACATTAAGTACTGTAAAAAAATTCTAAGTATCATAATCTTAAAACATCAAATTAACAATAATCTCATATACTCTATAAAAGAGTAATATTTTACATTAAAAATAAAATTATAAAAAAACTAATTACAAATCAGTAAGCTTAGTCTTTTTAAGAACTAACCACCTAAAAATATTCTTAAGTAACTTTTTAACAAAATAACCAACTCATGCAAGTATCTAAAATTTTAACTATTTCTCCAATATCTTTCTGAATTAATAATAGCTCTTAACAATAAATAACTAAATTTATAAATAATAAAACAAAATAAGATTGTATTAATCCTATTGATTCTCAATCTTTAAGGTAGAGACTGCTGCAGGAAACAACATATAACTTAAATCATTATAGGTTGTATTCATTGATTCGAAAAAATTTTTCTGATATTCACTAGTGTTATTATTCATAATAAAATTAGATTGTGAAATTTTATTTTTTTTAAAAGTAAAAGAAAAATCAGTTAATACCAACCAATTACTAGGCTTAACACTATTTTTAATTCTAAAATTTATACTATTTAACCAAATATTTTGGTTTCTTACAATATTATAATATTTCACAAAACTTAAAGAATTCCAATAAGGATATTTTACTTTATTATTATAATTTGAGATCCCATAATTACCACCCAAAAATGCAAATGATTCATTAAATATTATTAATAGAAAAAATAATAACCAGTTAAATTTCTTCATAAAAATACCTAATCAATCATCGTATACTTAAAAAGAATTATATCATTGTGTTTAATATCTACAAATATTATCAAATATACACTTATGTAATCAATCAATACCCTTTATCGATACACCTGCTTACATAAATTTTATAAAATTACTAATAATAACTTTAAAATCTAAAGATTGATTAAAGTAAAATATCCTTATTGGAATTCTTTTTTAGCCGTAAACTATTAAAATAAGATATTAACCATATTCACTCATACTATTGTAGTTGATTCAATCAATCACTTAATTATAAAATTTTCAAAAAAAATCTAACCAAATTATTAAAATTAACAATTTTAATATATACTATCTTATTAGATATATTTTATCAATATAAATTTTGATAAAATATAGGCTTAAATCATAAGCTTTAAAATTTCTTATATACTTAATAAGTACTGAATTATATTATTCAACATTTATATTAGTAGTCTTAATCTGTATTAATATTAAAATCAACAAATAGGATTACTACTTTTAAACTTCTAATATAATTACTCAAATTAACTAATAATTTAAACAATGATACATCGTTAAAAAACAATATTTCATCAATTAATAATAGATTTTTAATCTTATAAGTACTAAACGTAAAATTATTAATACTTTTTTCACCTTAACATTAAAATTTATCTACATTATTTTTACAATATATTATTATCTTATCTAATATTTATCTTAATTACTATTACTAAAATAGTATATTGCTATATTAAACATGGTGCCGATGGCCGGACTCGAACCGGCACAAGCATAGCTTACTACCCCCTCAAGGTAGCACGTCTACCAATTCCGCCACACCGGCCATATGAAAATCAATTATATTAATAATTTGGAATATCAATAGTATCTAACTTATTTAAAATAGGAATAACCGTAGGAATATCAGGCGCTACCAGTTTTCCTGTTGTTATTTGTTCCATAATACTTATTGACTTATTACCAACACTACTATCATGAGTCGCCAAATAAGCTAACGTCAAACTAGTTAAAAAAAAGCCCAAAGATAAACCAGTAATTAACTTATAAAGAAATGAATTTGCACCTCGTACACCAAAAACCGAACCAGAAACACCCGAACCAAAAGCAGCACCTGCATCAGCACCTTTACCATGTTGCATTAAAATTAAAACAATTAAACTTAGTGCTAAAAACATATGAATAATCAAAATAAATTGAAAAGACATCATTAACTAGCCTTACAAATTTGTAAGAAATCTTGAGCTTTAAGTGAAGCACCCCCAATTAAACCTCCATCAATATCTCTACAATCCATTAATTCAGCTGCATTTCTAGGATTCATACTACCGCCATAAATAATCGGAGTAATTTGTGAAATATTATCATCATGTTTGGCAAGCATTGAACGAATAAAAGCATGTATATCTTGTGCTTGATGAGGTGTTGCAGTAATACCGGTACCAATTGCCCAAACTGGTTCATAAGCAATAATAATATTTTTAAACGCATTAATACCAACCAAATCAATTACAGCTTGAATTTGTTCTGAAACTACTTCCTGAGTCTTGCCAGAATCTCTATCTTCTAATAGTTCCCCAATACACAAAAGCGGAGTTAAATTGCTATTCAATGCAACTTGCACTTTTTGTGCAACAATCTCATTATTTTCAAAATAAAGACTTCTGCGTTCTGAATGACCCACAATAACATATCGAGCACCAAAATCTTTAATCATATCAACACTAACTTCACCTGTAAAAGCGCCTGATTTATTAAGATTTAAATCTTGTGCTCCTAAATTTAGTTGCGAACAACCAACTAATGCTTCAACCTGTGCCATATAAGGAAAAGGCACACAAACAATTACCTTAGATTTAACATCTACCATACCAGATAAAATCTCCATTACTAATATATTAGTTGCTTCTTTAGAAGCATTCATTTTCCAGTTACCTACTATGATTACTTGACGCATAATTAATTTTCTTTTAAAAAAGAAATAATGTTACGCCATTTAATTATAAAAATCAATTTTATAAAAATTAATGTGAAGATTTAGAACCAAAATACAAAGCCAATGAAACCATTAAAATCCCTAAAGAAAAATAAACCAAATCTAACGATGAATCAAATGACATTAACAAAGAAACTTCAAAAAAAGTAACCACTAAAATCATAAGTATTACTTTAGCAAGCTTAGATTTTAAATCATCTAACGAATTAATCACCAAAACCTTAGATGATTGATCGCTATCCTTAGCCTCATCAATATCACTAATAAAAAGTTCATACAAACCTAACGAAAAAATTAATAAAATAGTTGCTAACAA
This sequence is a window from Candidatus Vesicomyosocius sp. SY067_SCS001. Protein-coding genes within it:
- the rpsB gene encoding 30S ribosomal protein S2, which produces MAKTSMKKMLETGVHFGHRARFWHPKMKRFIYGTRNGIHIINLEKTLPMFNDVLNFISKTVKAGRSILFVGTKRAASNIIKQEAIRCGMPYVNHRWLGGMMTNYKTIKASIKRLKDLEFLAEENFNQFGKKEALIMRREMKKLERSLGGIKDLGSIPDVVFVIDTGIEKNAVAEAKKLHLPIIGIVDTNHNPEGIDYVIPGNDDSIRAIGFYAREIANTILETKATYSLPMDKKVSIKKSETQKPNIKKVSVEQILVKKATNTPMKNTNLRR
- the tsf gene encoding translation elongation factor Ts codes for the protein MKITASLVKKLRQRIGAGMMDCKKALNATNGNIEKAIDLMRTSSTTKAAKKSDRITIEGLVKINISANKKTVTILEVNSETDFVTKSDAFIGFVNMLGMLALKTTPANIEEFLSQPLNNGDSIKKAREEIIAKVGENITIRRVQTIKTDNSIIGTYKHRDRIAVVTILKNGDETLAKDIAMHIAATKPKCITEAELSSDLLEREKTIFIEQSKKSGKPNNIIEKMIIGRMKKFVNEVTLYGQPFIKDHDITIGKLMQLNNTQVEFFVRFEVGEGIEKKEKNFVDEVVALV
- the secG gene encoding preprotein translocase subunit SecG; translation: MSFQFILIIHMFLALSLIVLILMQHGKGADAGAAFGSGVSGSVFGVRGANSFLYKLITGLSLGFFLTSLTLAYLATHDSSVGNKSISIMEQITTGKLVAPDIPTVIPILNKLDTIDIPNY
- the tpiA gene encoding triose-phosphate isomerase, which translates into the protein MRQVIIVGNWKMNASKEATNILVMEILSGMVDVKSKVIVCVPFPYMAQVEALVGCSQLNLGAQDLNLNKSGAFTGEVSVDMIKDFGARYVIVGHSERRSLYFENNEIVAQKVQVALNSNLTPLLCIGELLEDRDSGKTQEVVSEQIQAVIDLVGINAFKNIIIAYEPVWAIGTGITATPHQAQDIHAFIRSMLAKHDDNISQITPIIYGGSMNPRNAAELMDCRDIDGGLIGGASLKAQDFLQICKAS
- a CDS encoding YqhA family protein, translating into MNGLEKYFEKLLWGSRYMVLVAVISSLLLSLLLFVITAVDVFALLVHIFDYIIATPEIRKVLKIELVAHTVGSIDGFLLATILLIFSLGLYELFISDIDEAKDSDQSSKVLVINSLDDLKSKLAKVILMILVVTFFEVSLLMSFDSSLDLVYFSLGILMVSLALYFGSKSSH